AGTGGGAATCTATTTATGGCTACCACTGCTGGTAACTTGAATACTTTTGTAACGTTTTCTACGTGCTTTAATAGGTTTGGTAATCCCTTTTCTAGGGCCTCTAGGTTCTCTTGGTTTAATTGATCCTTTGGAACACCACCATTGTATTTTAGTGCTCTTACTGTTGCTACGATGATTACTGCATCTGGCTTGATATCTGCTTTTCTACATTTGATGTCTAGGAATTTTTCTGCTCCAAGATCTGCTCCAAAACCTGCTTCTGTTACAACATAGTCAGCAAAATGCATTGCCATCTTTGTTGCTATTACAGAGTTACAACCATGGGCGATATTTGCAAAAGGTCCTCCATGTATAAAGGCCGGTGTTCCTTCTAGGGTTTGTACTAGGTTAGGCTTCAATGCATCCTTTAATAGGGCTGCCATGGCGCCATGGGCATTTAAGTCTTTAGCTGTAATTGGTCTATCATCTCTTGTATAGGCTACAATGATATTGCCTAATCTTTCTTTTAAGTCTATGATATCGTTAGCTAAACAAAAGGCTGCCATAACCTCAGATGCAACAGTAATATCGAATCCATCTTCTCTTACGACACCATTGCCTCTACCACCCATACCGTTAACGATATTTCTAAGCTGACGATCGTTCATATCTACAACTCTACGCCATGTAATTTTTCTATTGTCTATTCCTAATTGGTTGCCATGGTTGATATGGTTATCTAATATAGCCGCCAATAGGTTGTTGGCTGCACCTATTGCATGGAAGTCTCCTGTAAAGTGAAGGTTAATGTCTTCCATTGGAACCACTTGCGCATAACCACCACCTGCTGCACCACCCTTTACCCCAAATACTGGACCTAAGGATGGCTCTCTTAATGCTACAATCGTCTTTTTCCCTAAACGAGATAATGCATCAGAAGTACCGATAGTAGTAGTAGTTTTACCTTCTCCTGCTGGAGTAGGGTTAATAGCTGATACTAAAATAAGCTTTGCTTTTTTACCAGCCTTGTCCTTCTTTAACAGGTTGTAGTCCACCTTTGCCTTATGCTTTCCATAAAGCTCAATATCCTCTTCTGTTAGGTCTAATTTCTTTGCTATTTCTCTTATGTCT
The nucleotide sequence above comes from Natronincola ferrireducens. Encoded proteins:
- a CDS encoding formate--tetrahydrofolate ligase, with translation MSFKSDIEIAQEAKLQDIREIAKKLDLTEEDIELYGKHKAKVDYNLLKKDKAGKKAKLILVSAINPTPAGEGKTTTTIGTSDALSRLGKKTIVALREPSLGPVFGVKGGAAGGGYAQVVPMEDINLHFTGDFHAIGAANNLLAAILDNHINHGNQLGIDNRKITWRRVVDMNDRQLRNIVNGMGGRGNGVVREDGFDITVASEVMAAFCLANDIIDLKERLGNIIVAYTRDDRPITAKDLNAHGAMAALLKDALKPNLVQTLEGTPAFIHGGPFANIAHGCNSVIATKMAMHFADYVVTEAGFGADLGAEKFLDIKCRKADIKPDAVIIVATVRALKYNGGVPKDQLNQENLEALEKGLPNLLKHVENVTKVFKLPAVVAINRFPLDTEAELELVRSKCKELGVNVALSEVWAKGGEGGEELAKEVLRLTEEESQLEYVYPLDMPIKDKINAIVTKIYGADGVDFTPAASKEIDKLEKLGFGNLPICMAKTQYSLSDNASLLGRPEGFNITVRQIKVSAGAGFIVVLTGEVMTMPGLPKVPSAERIDVDEKGTISGLF